In Malus sylvestris chromosome 15, drMalSylv7.2, whole genome shotgun sequence, a single genomic region encodes these proteins:
- the LOC126603424 gene encoding eukaryotic initiation factor 4A-11: MAAAPEGSQFDTRQYDTKMSELLATDGQEFFTSYDEVYDSFDAMGLQENLLRGIYAYGFEKPSAIQQRGIVPFCKGLDVIQQAQSGTGKTATFCSGILQQLDYSLTECQALVLAPTRELAQQIEKVMRALGDYLGVRVHACVGGTSVREDQRILSNGVHVVVGTPGRVFDMLRRQSLRPDSIKMFVLDEADEMLSRGFKDQIYDIFQLLPSKIQVGVFSATMPPEALEITRKFMNKPVRILVKRDELTLEGIKQFYVNVDKEEWKLETLCDLYETLAITQSVIFVNTRRKVDWLTDKMRSRDHTVSATHGDMDQNTRDIIMREFRSGSSRVLITTDLLARGIDVQQVSLVINYDLPTQPENYLHRIGRSGRFGRKGVAINFVTKDDERMLFDIQKFYNVVVEELPSNVADLL, from the exons ATGGCAGCAGCACCTGAAGGATCGCAATTTGACACTCGTCAGTATGATACCAAAATGAGCGAATT ACTTGCAACCGATGGGCAGGAATTCTTTACATCATAcgatgaagtttatgatagttTTGACGCTATGGGTCTTCAAGAGAATCTTCTCAGGGGAATCTATGCTTACG GTTTTGAAAAACCCTCGGCTATTCAGCAGAGGGGAATTGTTCCCTTCTGCAAGGGTCTTGATGTGATTCAGCAGGCTCAGTCTGGAACTGGAAAGACAGCAACTTTCTGTTCCGGTATCCTTCAACAGCTTGATTATAGTTTGACAGAATGCCAAGCCTTGGTTCTTGCACCCACTCGAGAGCTTGCTCAACAGATTGAGAAGGTTATGAGGGCTCTTGGAGACTATCTAGGTGTAAGGGTGCATGCTTGTGTTGGTGGAACCAGTGTCCGTGAGGACCAACGCATTCTGTCAAATGGAGTGCATGTTGTTGTTGGAACTCCCGGTCGTGTTTTTGACATGCTTAGAAGGCAGTCACTTCGTCCTGATAGCATCAAGATGTTTGTTTTGGATGAGGCTGATGAAATGCTTTCCCGTGGTTTCAAGGATCAG ATCTACGATATATTCCAGCTTCTTCCATCAAAGATTCAGGTTGGTGTGTTCTCTGCGACAATGCCGCCTGAGGCTCTTGAGATCACAAGGAAGTTCATGAACAAACCTGTGAGGATTCTAGTGAAGCGTGATGAGCTCACCCTGGAAGGTATAAAGCAATTCTATGTCAATGTCGACAAGGAGGAATGGAAGCTTGAGACTCTTTGCGATCTTTATGAGACCTTGGCCATTACCCAGAGTGTCATTTTTGTCAATACTCGACGCAAGGTTGACTGGTTGACTGACAAGATGAGGAGCAGAGACCATACAGTTTCTGCCACCCATGGAGACATGGACCAGAACACCAGAGACATCATCATGCGGGAATTCCGTTCTGGGTCATCTCGTGTGTTGATCACCACTGATCTTTTGGCTCGTGGTATTGACGTGCAGCAAGTCTCCCTTGTTATTAACTATGATCTGCCCACCCAGCCCGAGAACTACCTCCACAGAATTGGTCGTAGTGGACGTTTTGGAAGGAAGGGTGTTGCCATCAACTTCGTAACAAAGGATGATGAGAGGATGCTGTTTGACATCCAGAAGTTCTATAACGTGGTTGTGGAGGAGCTGCCATCAAACgtcgctgatctcctctga